A single region of the Mechercharimyces sp. CAU 1602 genome encodes:
- a CDS encoding stage V sporulation protein AA has product MHAKIVYLRLQKRVKVKPGQVLRLADVCQIIVDESYQSIREIPIYQSKWSDGTLAVIDVIDVIQTIHRHEPSLDVRNLGGGQTIIEWPTSHWIPKGYLVCFVWVLLFVGSGLAIMNFHKDVSMEAVLERIYFLITGIHSTRPLLMQIPYSFGIGTGMILFFNHLFKRRFNDEPSPLEVEMFLYQENLDQYVIDNEKEREKTIRGPSS; this is encoded by the coding sequence ATGCATGCAAAAATCGTTTATTTACGGTTACAAAAACGTGTAAAAGTAAAGCCGGGACAAGTGTTGCGTCTTGCTGATGTGTGCCAGATCATCGTGGATGAATCATATCAGTCCATCCGTGAAATTCCCATATACCAGTCCAAATGGTCAGATGGCACTTTAGCAGTGATTGATGTGATTGATGTTATTCAGACCATTCACCGTCACGAGCCCTCCCTCGATGTACGTAATCTGGGCGGGGGGCAAACGATTATTGAGTGGCCTACTTCACATTGGATTCCCAAAGGATATCTAGTTTGCTTTGTGTGGGTGTTGCTCTTCGTCGGTTCAGGGCTTGCCATCATGAACTTTCATAAAGATGTAAGCATGGAGGCGGTGTTAGAGCGAATTTACTTTTTAATTACGGGTATTCATTCGACTCGTCCACTCTTAATGCAGATTCCGTACTCTTTTGGAATTGGAACCGGGATGATTTTGTTTTTTAATCACTTGTTTAAGCGTCGCTTCAATGATGAGCCTAGCCCCTTAGAAGTAGAGATGTTTTTATATCAAGAAAATCTAGATCAATATGTGATAGATAATGAAAAAGAGCGGGAGAAGACGATTCGTGGCCCTTCTTCATAA
- the spoIIAB gene encoding anti-sigma F factor — protein sequence MSQVHNFMELSFASRSENESFARVAVASFVSQLDPTLEELTDIKTVVSEAVTNAVIHGYEEDAAGIVWIRTEMTGEGIKIEIKDEGLGIGDVDEARQPLYTSKPELERSGMGFTIMENFMDHVEIVSERGKGTTVRLTKQLKSHRQPTSH from the coding sequence ATGAGTCAGGTACATAATTTTATGGAGCTCTCCTTTGCCAGCCGCTCAGAAAATGAATCTTTTGCTCGTGTTGCTGTAGCTTCCTTCGTCTCGCAATTGGATCCTACTTTAGAAGAGTTAACTGATATTAAAACAGTGGTTTCAGAAGCAGTTACCAATGCCGTTATCCATGGATATGAGGAAGATGCCGCTGGAATTGTTTGGATTAGAACAGAGATGACCGGAGAGGGGATTAAGATTGAGATCAAGGATGAGGGTTTAGGAATTGGGGATGTGGATGAAGCAAGACAGCCTTTGTATACTTCTAAACCAGAGCTGGAACGATCGGGAATGGGCTTTACTATTATGGAGAATTTTATGGATCATGTAGAGATCGTTTCGGAGAGAGGGAAGGGAACGACAGTTCGTCTTACCAAGCAATTAAAATCTCATCGTCAGCCGACGAGTCATTGA
- the sigF gene encoding RNA polymerase sporulation sigma factor SigF, producing the protein MDSDVRNSKHAHLSDEEVKKLIVASQGGDQAARDRLVKHNIRLVWSVVQRFLNRGYEAEDLFQIGCIGLLKAVDKFDLTYEVKFSTYAVPMIIGEIQRFLRDDGMVKVSRSLKELANHVRKAKDELMKEMGRLPTIYEIAERMNVEPEEIVFAQEANRSPTSIHETVFENDGDPITLMDQISDDSGEAWFDKLALKEAIERLTEREQLIVMMRYFKDQTQSEVAQRLGISQVQVSRLEKKIIRRMREEIGGQSEEG; encoded by the coding sequence ATGGATTCAGATGTTCGCAATTCCAAACATGCCCATCTGTCCGATGAGGAAGTGAAGAAGTTGATCGTGGCTAGTCAAGGAGGAGATCAAGCAGCGCGCGATCGCTTGGTAAAACACAATATTCGCTTAGTTTGGTCTGTGGTACAGCGATTTTTAAATCGTGGCTATGAGGCGGAAGATTTGTTCCAAATCGGCTGTATCGGCTTATTAAAAGCAGTAGATAAGTTTGACCTCACTTATGAAGTAAAGTTTTCTACTTATGCGGTGCCTATGATTATTGGCGAGATTCAACGCTTTTTGCGTGATGACGGGATGGTAAAAGTGAGCCGCTCTCTAAAAGAGCTAGCCAATCATGTACGTAAAGCAAAAGATGAGTTAATGAAAGAGATGGGTCGCTTACCCACTATTTATGAAATTGCTGAGCGCATGAATGTAGAGCCAGAGGAGATCGTATTTGCACAAGAGGCAAATCGCTCTCCCACTTCTATCCATGAGACCGTTTTTGAAAACGATGGAGATCCCATTACATTGATGGACCAAATTTCAGATGATTCTGGAGAAGCATGGTTTGATAAGCTCGCATTGAAAGAGGCGATTGAGCGATTAACGGAACGAGAACAGCTGATCGTGATGATGCGCTATTTTAAAGATCAGACTCAATCTGAAGTGGCACAGCGATTAGGTATTTCTCAAGTGCAAGTTTCGCGTCTAGAGAAAAAAATCATTCGGCGCATGCGCGAAGAGATTGGAGGTCAAAGTGAGGAGGGATAG
- the spoIIAA gene encoding anti-sigma F factor antagonist, with protein sequence MDGERVGKMEGVWAMSLHVDVISYRNVLVVRLAGELDHHTAEEVRTRVEKELETGMYRNLILNLQRLTFMDSSGLGVVLGRYKTMAEKKGTMRLCSVQPSVSRLFQLSGIHKILTVYDTEESALTACGVAS encoded by the coding sequence GTGGATGGAGAAAGGGTAGGGAAAATGGAGGGAGTGTGGGCGATGAGTTTGCATGTCGATGTAATTTCTTATCGAAATGTATTGGTGGTGCGTTTGGCGGGGGAACTGGATCACCATACGGCAGAGGAGGTGCGTACCCGAGTAGAAAAAGAGCTGGAGACAGGGATGTATCGCAATCTTATTTTAAACTTACAACGTTTAACCTTTATGGACAGCTCGGGCTTGGGAGTGGTATTGGGACGCTATAAAACAATGGCGGAAAAGAAGGGGACGATGAGGTTGTGCTCCGTTCAACCTTCGGTGTCACGCCTATTTCAGCTATCTGGAATTCATAAAATACTAACCGTATATGATACTGAGGAATCTGCATTAACAGCATGTGGGGTGGCATCATGA